From Actinopolyspora lacussalsi, a single genomic window includes:
- a CDS encoding hypothetical protein (product_source=Hypo-rule applied; superfamily=89447), protein MSIVSQLRHELGWGPETDLVEYSEGSRVIIEPRADMVRRIQDMALGARTESDSVVDDLLATRRSEAAVELHEIEGGH, encoded by the coding sequence GTGTCAATCGTCTCCCAGCTGCGGCACGAACTCGGCTGGGGGCCGGAAACGGATCTGGTCGAGTACAGCGAAGGAAGCAGAGTCATCATAGAGCCACGCGCTGACATGGTGCGACGCATCCAGGACATGGCACTCGGTGCACGAACGGAATCGGACTCGGTGGTCGACGATCTGCTCGCCACCCGCCGTTCCGAGGCGGCGGTCGAGCTCCACGAGATCGAGGGCGGGCACTGA
- a CDS encoding PIN domain nuclease of toxin-antitoxin system (product_source=COG4374; cath_funfam=3.40.50.1010; cog=COG4374; pfam=PF01850; superfamily=88723), with the protein MVVLDASALLALTYREDGHEHVTEQLAAGAVISAVNWSEVSQKLTVQSGDAERIGEMLVATGLRIEPFGADDARRAARLYPHTRAAGLSLGDRSCLALAARFGRAALTADLAWKTIDGLVLDEELIQVDLIRG; encoded by the coding sequence ATGGTCGTCCTCGACGCGTCGGCGCTGTTGGCGCTGACCTACCGTGAAGACGGCCACGAACACGTGACGGAGCAGTTGGCCGCAGGCGCCGTGATCTCGGCGGTGAATTGGTCGGAGGTCTCGCAAAAGCTCACAGTACAGAGCGGGGACGCCGAGCGGATCGGCGAGATGCTCGTGGCCACGGGACTGCGGATCGAACCGTTCGGCGCCGACGACGCGCGCAGGGCAGCGCGGTTGTACCCGCACACACGAGCGGCTGGACTGAGTTTGGGAGATCGTTCCTGTCTGGCTCTTGCCGCCCGCTTCGGCCGTGCGGCGCTCACCGCCGACCTTGCCTGGAAAACAATCGACGGCCTCGTCCTGGACGAGGAACTCATCCAGGTCGACCTCATCCGCGGTTGA
- a CDS encoding hypothetical protein (product_source=Hypo-rule applied; superfamily=56235; transmembrane_helix_parts=Inside_1_185,TMhelix_186_208,Outside_209_222,TMhelix_223_245,Inside_246_257,TMhelix_258_280,Outside_281_306,TMhelix_307_329,Inside_330_361) gives MASLGLVSDPDFPSHIAGSLGGDLPGLLDEQFDEESEWSVDVVRDPVAAGRSSGKEILDATERQRKLHGWDYAVAVTDLPLRKSGHPVLADIGSEHERVGVISLPSLGGLQPQRRARQLLISVLGELNGSERTDSGLQSGTTELLGPIRREGADSEAIAVRYRSTRRRGKLRLLSGMVRSNTPWRLVLGMSGALAAALGTSIFMLTSSTIWQMADMLGPWRRGVVLVVSVTVMTGWLIITHSLWEKPRYTADREQRMLYNSSTILTIMIGVGCLYVVLFAFNLAASLFLIDPELLSSTLGGTAGISNYLGLTWLVTSMGVTAGALGSGLEDDATVRRAAYGYREAQRRANQQQAEQRDQDG, from the coding sequence GTGGCATCACTGGGGTTGGTCAGCGATCCGGACTTCCCTAGTCACATCGCCGGGTCGCTGGGCGGGGATCTGCCGGGGCTCCTGGATGAACAGTTCGACGAGGAGTCCGAGTGGTCGGTCGATGTGGTACGCGACCCGGTCGCGGCGGGCCGCAGCAGCGGCAAGGAGATCCTAGACGCGACCGAACGGCAGCGTAAGCTGCACGGCTGGGACTACGCGGTAGCGGTGACCGATCTGCCGCTGCGCAAGTCGGGGCATCCGGTACTGGCCGACATCGGCTCGGAGCACGAGCGGGTCGGAGTGATTTCGCTGCCCTCCCTCGGCGGGCTCCAACCGCAACGCCGGGCCAGGCAACTGCTGATCAGTGTGCTCGGCGAGTTGAACGGCTCGGAAAGAACCGACAGCGGGCTGCAGAGCGGAACGACCGAGTTGCTGGGTCCGATCCGGCGTGAGGGGGCCGACAGCGAGGCCATCGCGGTGCGGTACCGCTCCACGAGACGGCGCGGCAAACTCCGCCTGCTGTCCGGGATGGTTCGCAGTAACACGCCGTGGCGGCTGGTGTTGGGAATGTCCGGAGCCCTGGCCGCCGCGCTGGGCACCTCCATTTTCATGCTGACGTCGAGCACCATCTGGCAGATGGCGGACATGCTCGGTCCGTGGCGTCGAGGTGTGGTCCTGGTGGTGTCGGTGACTGTGATGACGGGGTGGCTGATAATCACACACAGCCTGTGGGAGAAACCGCGCTACACCGCCGACCGGGAACAGCGGATGCTGTACAACTCCTCCACCATTCTGACGATCATGATTGGTGTCGGATGCCTGTACGTGGTGTTGTTCGCCTTCAATCTGGCGGCGAGTCTGTTCCTGATCGACCCCGAACTGCTGAGCAGTACGCTCGGCGGCACGGCCGGAATCAGCAACTACCTGGGGTTGACGTGGTTGGTCACTTCGATGGGAGTTACGGCTGGGGCGCTGGGATCCGGCCTGGAGGACGACGCCACGGTGCGTCGCGCCGCTTACGGCTACCGCGAGGCACAGCGTCGGGCGAACCAGCAGCAGGCCGAGCAGCGGGATCAGGACGGTTAG
- a CDS encoding hypothetical protein (product_source=Hypo-rule applied) encodes MTARLPIPDYDEMPLSTLGHRIRSLTEDELNTLLEHERAHAARVPVIEQLTGRLNELRQGAEPTPGPEEEPSDVPGHSRSSSEVTPEPPRGKGRPTAHGTRSTTGKGIEHD; translated from the coding sequence GTGACGGCACGACTACCGATACCGGACTACGACGAGATGCCGCTCTCCACCCTGGGACATCGCATCCGCTCCCTGACCGAGGACGAGCTGAACACCCTGCTGGAGCACGAGCGGGCACACGCGGCTCGTGTTCCGGTGATCGAGCAGCTGACCGGCAGGCTGAACGAGCTGCGGCAGGGCGCGGAGCCCACTCCGGGGCCCGAGGAGGAGCCCTCCGACGTGCCGGGCCACAGCCGTTCGAGTTCGGAGGTGACCCCGGAGCCACCCCGCGGCAAGGGACGGCCGACCGCGCACGGTACCCGGTCTACGACCGGCAAGGGCATCGAACACGACTGA
- a CDS encoding hypothetical protein (product_source=Hypo-rule applied): MANTAHFITATEDDNPVLTVRDDRGAEVTELELPPTVSGPVEADDELLAAGWSRSADWTTADDGWVAPVVPA, translated from the coding sequence ATGGCCAACACCGCTCACTTCATCACGGCGACCGAGGACGACAACCCCGTCCTGACGGTGCGCGACGACCGGGGAGCCGAGGTGACCGAGCTGGAACTGCCACCGACGGTCTCGGGACCGGTAGAGGCCGACGACGAGCTGCTCGCCGCGGGCTGGTCGCGCAGCGCGGACTGGACCACCGCCGACGACGGTTGGGTGGCACCGGTCGTACCCGCATGA
- a CDS encoding CPA2 family monovalent cation:H+ antiporter-2 (product_source=KO:K03455; cath_funfam=3.30.40.10,3.40.50.720; cog=COG0475,COG1226; ko=KO:K03455; pfam=PF00999,PF02148,PF02254; superfamily=51735,57850; transmembrane_helix_parts=Outside_1_9,TMhelix_10_29,Inside_30_33,TMhelix_34_53,Outside_54_62,TMhelix_63_82,Inside_83_93,TMhelix_94_116,Outside_117_120,TMhelix_121_143,Inside_144_149,TMhelix_150_172,Outside_173_181,TMhelix_182_204,Inside_205_223,TMhelix_224_255,Outside_256_269,TMhelix_270_289,Inside_290_297,TMhelix_298_320,Outside_321_324,TMhelix_325_347,Inside_348_367,TMhelix_368_387,Outside_388_659), with translation MVLAAGETTGYLGPIVALLCAAGLIGYLSIRLRIVPIVGFLLAGVLIGPHQLGLVSDSEVVRAAADIGVMLLLFTIGIEFSLDRMASIRRYVLLGGGLQVVLTVGLTTAVSLLFGVEWRPALLTGLLVALSSTAIVLKVLSSSGRTTTTVGGTSIATLIFQDLAVVVMALLVPLLGTGSGGGVLELLRALGTALVVLVVVLVVARKVMPPLLERVARTCSPEVFLLAVVAIGLGTAWLTSLAGVSVALGAFLAGLVVSESKHSSHALGEVLPLQILFSATFFVSIGMLVDLRAVLRMWWLILLLACAVVLLKVITGGVALLALRVGLPTAVAGGFLLAQVGEFSFVLQSAGRAAGVEPLGMGADGEQVLVAVTVTLMILTPVLAALGERFAEVLRRRRPTGETAAVEPEGAVGGHVIVSGWGEVAAALTTELRARDIPVVVITLGPELAADAEQRADRVVRGDSTHGNVLHEAGLATARLVVICENSGEQAARIAAVVARFAPETSIVVRPTDRAGAEELVPAGVDRIVDTVGAVAHPLTDTVLRRLGRLDSAGYPDPNTPVDFRFDPATACPHTTEIEPVLPSSAGCTECLRLGERDWVHLRTCLHCGNVGCCDSSPHRHASAHADTCSHPIVASAEPDEDWAWCYFDLARLERSPTR, from the coding sequence ATGGTGCTCGCTGCCGGGGAGACGACCGGCTATCTGGGGCCGATCGTGGCGCTGCTGTGCGCCGCGGGACTGATCGGTTACCTCAGCATCCGGCTGCGGATCGTGCCCATCGTGGGGTTCCTGTTGGCCGGGGTGTTGATCGGGCCGCATCAACTCGGACTGGTCTCGGATTCCGAAGTGGTCCGCGCGGCGGCCGACATCGGTGTGATGCTGCTGCTGTTCACCATCGGCATCGAGTTCTCGCTGGACCGCATGGCCTCGATACGGCGTTACGTGCTGCTGGGCGGTGGGCTGCAGGTCGTGCTCACCGTAGGGCTCACCACGGCGGTGTCGCTGCTCTTCGGCGTCGAGTGGCGTCCCGCGCTGCTCACGGGGCTGCTCGTGGCGCTGTCCTCCACCGCGATCGTGCTCAAGGTGTTGTCCTCGTCGGGGCGCACCACCACGACGGTGGGCGGGACCTCGATCGCGACGTTGATCTTTCAGGACCTGGCCGTGGTGGTCATGGCGCTGCTCGTGCCGCTGCTCGGCACGGGCTCCGGCGGCGGGGTGCTGGAGCTGCTGCGTGCGTTGGGAACCGCGCTCGTGGTGCTGGTGGTGGTGCTTGTGGTGGCGCGCAAGGTGATGCCACCACTGCTGGAACGCGTGGCGCGGACCTGCTCGCCCGAGGTCTTCCTGCTGGCCGTGGTGGCCATCGGTCTCGGAACGGCCTGGCTGACCTCGCTGGCCGGGGTGAGCGTGGCGCTCGGTGCCTTCCTGGCGGGACTCGTGGTCAGCGAGTCCAAGCACAGTTCACACGCGCTCGGCGAGGTGCTGCCGCTGCAGATCCTGTTCAGCGCCACGTTCTTCGTCTCCATCGGGATGCTGGTGGACCTGCGCGCCGTGCTGCGGATGTGGTGGCTGATCCTGCTGCTGGCCTGCGCGGTCGTGCTGCTCAAGGTGATCACCGGCGGAGTCGCGTTGTTGGCACTGCGGGTCGGGCTGCCCACGGCGGTGGCGGGTGGATTCCTGCTCGCCCAGGTCGGTGAGTTCTCGTTCGTGCTGCAGAGCGCTGGGCGCGCGGCCGGAGTGGAGCCGTTGGGGATGGGGGCCGACGGCGAACAGGTACTGGTGGCCGTGACGGTGACGCTGATGATTCTCACCCCTGTGCTGGCCGCTCTCGGCGAACGGTTCGCCGAGGTGCTGCGGCGGCGCCGTCCCACCGGGGAAACGGCGGCGGTGGAACCGGAGGGCGCCGTGGGAGGACATGTGATCGTCTCCGGGTGGGGAGAGGTCGCCGCCGCGCTGACCACCGAGCTGCGTGCGCGGGACATTCCGGTGGTGGTGATCACGCTCGGCCCCGAGCTGGCCGCGGACGCCGAGCAGCGTGCCGACCGGGTGGTGCGGGGTGACTCCACGCACGGCAACGTGCTGCACGAGGCCGGGCTGGCGACGGCGCGGTTGGTGGTCATCTGCGAGAACTCGGGGGAACAGGCCGCCCGAATCGCCGCCGTGGTCGCGCGGTTCGCACCGGAGACGTCGATCGTGGTGCGTCCGACCGATCGTGCCGGTGCGGAGGAACTCGTGCCTGCCGGGGTCGATCGGATCGTCGACACCGTCGGCGCCGTGGCTCACCCGCTGACCGACACCGTGCTGCGGCGGCTCGGGCGGCTCGATTCCGCCGGTTACCCGGACCCGAACACCCCGGTGGACTTCCGATTCGATCCGGCCACCGCCTGTCCGCACACCACCGAGATCGAGCCGGTGCTGCCGTCCTCGGCGGGTTGTACCGAGTGCCTGCGGCTCGGCGAGCGCGACTGGGTTCACCTGCGGACGTGTCTGCACTGCGGCAACGTGGGGTGCTGCGATTCTTCGCCGCACCGGCACGCCAGTGCGCACGCGGACACGTGCTCGCATCCGATCGTGGCCTCGGCGGAACCGGACGAGGACTGGGCGTGGTGCTACTTCGACCTGGCCAGACTGGAGCGTTCCCCGACGCGGTGA
- a CDS encoding siderophore synthetase component (product_source=COG4264; cog=COG4264; pfam=PF04183,PF06276; superfamily=48498), whose protein sequence is MSADRAEAVTSAPGAAPRRGAGRRDGIAPPATDYRATGVVSARPVVLARLVSALVREGLLDPEHAARCGLRIPLSRVTATGRLAPTGPITLSEGTAQPRTLRDPAELLDALLRLELLAGDPDAWQRLRADVAESVAALARALRAERARARELRDSVSAVDVRCRPFTALLGALRTRHGSEDSLLSSFEQWVIDGHPMQPVAKVRSGLGAADEHRYAPEFEVGFDMRLVAVARHAVSGADHTGELDGAGAMWRELRAAFPRATEAAESELLERGISPASYTLIPVHPHQLRFAIPELHGEALAAGTAVVLDATVPARPLMSLRTLEAREAGRPPGLQVKTAVEIRLTGAVRGVSPGAVDNGPELSALFDRIVSRDPDLSPVDEHGRPRFAVCRELAAVGHRPTGSTGDADRDRARARSLAAVLREHPGASMAGGEVALPVAALLARSPLTGNNVLADVLAELNPGLRNGRGNGAESALDTARRWLRLYLGLGMFPLLALLVRYGIALEPHPQNTVLALRDGLPHRLFVRDIGGVRVLSERLRRRGHEFAPHRDSALTGTDAAALRDKLYFPLFGNQLGELVAAAAASTGCSEQPLWRVVRGSAAGVFERLRTTAADEDEVADCDSDAEALLDRPWRLKTMLGMRLAGLVTEQRYVSAPNPLSAT, encoded by the coding sequence GTGAGCGCAGATCGTGCGGAGGCGGTGACGTCCGCCCCGGGTGCGGCGCCCCGGCGCGGCGCCGGCCGCCGGGACGGCATCGCACCGCCCGCAACCGACTACCGTGCTACCGGTGTCGTGTCCGCCCGACCGGTCGTGCTGGCGCGGCTGGTCTCCGCGCTCGTTCGGGAGGGACTGCTCGATCCCGAGCACGCCGCCCGGTGCGGACTCCGCATCCCGCTGTCCCGGGTTACCGCCACGGGCAGACTCGCTCCCACCGGGCCGATCACGTTGTCGGAAGGCACGGCACAGCCACGCACGCTGCGCGATCCAGCGGAACTGCTCGATGCGCTGCTGCGGCTGGAGCTGCTCGCGGGGGACCCGGACGCATGGCAGCGGCTTCGCGCCGATGTCGCGGAGAGCGTGGCGGCGCTGGCGCGTGCGCTGCGTGCCGAACGAGCGCGTGCCCGCGAACTCCGCGATTCAGTGTCCGCCGTGGACGTCCGGTGTCGACCGTTCACCGCACTCCTCGGGGCGCTGCGCACGAGGCACGGCTCCGAGGATTCACTGCTGAGCTCCTTCGAGCAGTGGGTGATCGACGGGCACCCGATGCAGCCCGTGGCCAAGGTCAGATCCGGTCTCGGTGCGGCCGACGAGCACCGGTACGCTCCCGAGTTCGAGGTCGGGTTCGACATGCGGCTGGTGGCGGTGGCCCGGCACGCGGTATCCGGCGCTGATCACACCGGTGAGCTCGACGGTGCCGGGGCGATGTGGCGCGAGCTGCGCGCCGCCTTTCCGCGAGCGACCGAGGCAGCCGAGTCGGAGCTGCTCGAACGGGGGATTTCCCCCGCGTCGTACACGTTGATCCCGGTGCACCCGCACCAGCTGCGGTTCGCGATTCCGGAACTGCACGGGGAGGCCCTCGCCGCCGGAACCGCTGTGGTGCTCGACGCCACCGTCCCGGCGCGCCCGCTGATGTCGCTGCGCACGCTGGAGGCCCGGGAAGCCGGCCGCCCGCCGGGGTTGCAGGTCAAAACCGCCGTCGAGATACGGCTGACCGGCGCGGTGCGCGGGGTCTCACCGGGGGCGGTGGACAACGGCCCCGAGCTGTCCGCGCTGTTCGACCGCATCGTGTCGCGGGACCCCGACCTGTCACCTGTGGACGAGCACGGCCGACCGCGTTTCGCGGTGTGTCGGGAACTCGCCGCCGTCGGACACCGGCCCACCGGCTCGACGGGGGACGCGGATCGTGACAGGGCGCGTGCCCGTTCACTGGCGGCGGTGCTGCGCGAGCACCCGGGAGCGTCGATGGCCGGCGGTGAGGTGGCGCTGCCGGTGGCGGCACTGCTCGCCCGTTCCCCGCTGACCGGAAACAACGTGCTCGCCGATGTGCTGGCCGAACTGAACCCCGGCCTACGGAACGGCCGGGGGAACGGAGCGGAATCCGCTCTCGACACCGCGCGTCGCTGGCTGCGGCTGTACCTGGGGCTGGGGATGTTCCCGCTGCTCGCGCTGCTGGTGCGCTACGGCATCGCGCTGGAACCGCATCCGCAGAACACCGTGCTGGCGCTGCGCGACGGCCTGCCGCACCGGCTGTTCGTACGGGACATCGGCGGGGTTCGGGTGCTGTCCGAGCGGCTGCGACGGCGCGGTCACGAGTTCGCCCCGCACCGGGATTCCGCGCTGACGGGCACCGATGCCGCGGCGTTGCGCGACAAGCTGTACTTCCCGCTGTTCGGCAATCAGCTCGGCGAGCTCGTGGCCGCCGCTGCCGCGTCCACCGGCTGTTCGGAACAACCGTTGTGGCGGGTGGTGCGGGGGAGCGCCGCGGGTGTCTTCGAGCGGTTGCGAACCACGGCCGCCGACGAGGACGAGGTCGCGGACTGCGACTCCGACGCCGAGGCGTTGCTGGACCGGCCGTGGCGGCTCAAGACGATGCTGGGGATGCGGCTGGCCGGGCTGGTCACCGAGCAGCGCTACGTTTCCGCGCCGAACCCGCTGTCGGCGACATGA